The proteins below come from a single Antricoccus suffuscus genomic window:
- a CDS encoding PHP domain-containing protein, which produces MDPVEALREIAYWLERARSETHRVKAYRRAADIVEGLSADERATHQNDHSWQKLAGIGPKTAKVIAESYDGTPAYLAELMDEAKPIGGGELRAALRGDLHTHSNWSDGGSPIEEMMRRAAILGHDYCALTDHSPRLTVANGLSADRLRDQLDVVARLNVELAPFRILTGIEVDILEDGTLDQDPQLLAELDIVVASVHSKLRSDRTTMTRRMVTAIANPLVDVLGHCTGRLVEGARGTRPESEFDAEIVFEGCRQFGTAVEINSRPERQDPPDRLIDLALEMGCQFAIDTDAHAPGQLDWQGYGCERAEARDVPADRVINTLPVDELLEWCADNR; this is translated from the coding sequence ATGGATCCTGTCGAGGCACTCCGCGAGATCGCGTACTGGCTTGAGCGTGCCCGCTCCGAAACCCACCGCGTCAAGGCGTACCGGCGCGCAGCGGACATCGTCGAGGGTCTTAGTGCCGATGAACGTGCCACACATCAGAACGACCACAGTTGGCAGAAGCTCGCCGGCATCGGCCCGAAGACGGCGAAGGTCATCGCCGAGTCGTACGACGGGACGCCGGCGTACCTCGCCGAGCTGATGGACGAGGCCAAGCCTATCGGCGGCGGCGAACTGCGAGCGGCGCTCCGCGGTGACCTGCACACTCATTCCAACTGGTCCGACGGTGGAAGCCCGATCGAGGAAATGATGCGTCGCGCGGCCATTCTCGGCCACGACTACTGCGCGCTGACCGACCACTCGCCGCGCCTGACAGTGGCCAACGGGCTGTCCGCGGACCGGCTGCGCGACCAGTTGGACGTCGTCGCGCGGCTCAACGTCGAACTCGCACCGTTTCGCATCCTCACCGGGATCGAAGTCGACATCCTCGAGGACGGGACGCTTGACCAAGACCCCCAACTTCTCGCCGAGCTCGACATCGTCGTCGCGAGCGTTCACTCCAAGCTCCGGTCGGACCGTACGACGATGACCAGGCGCATGGTCACCGCCATCGCCAACCCGCTCGTCGACGTACTCGGACATTGCACAGGGCGACTCGTCGAAGGCGCTCGTGGGACAAGACCTGAGTCCGAGTTCGACGCAGAGATCGTTTTCGAAGGATGCCGCCAGTTCGGTACGGCGGTCGAGATCAACAGCCGACCCGAACGCCAAGACCCACCCGACCGACTTATCGACCTCGCCCTTGAGATGGGCTGCCAGTTCGCGATCGATACCGACGCGCACGCACCGGGCCAGCTCGACTGGCAGGGCTACGGTTGCGAGCGTGCCGAGGCGCGCGACGTGCCGGCAGACCGAGTCATCAACACTCTTCCCGTCGACGAACTTCTCGAATGGTGCGCCGACAATAGGTAG
- the eccD gene encoding type VII secretion integral membrane protein EccD, giving the protein MDMQRSRVTVFAPTGRADLAVPNRVPLALLLPFLFDELKIKGNLSAETWEVAGVDGRAISRDVGLRDADIRDGDLLFVRRAETDDLERYDDVAEIISEEATQANWLPRHTAIAGMAFGVITMLLAVVGVTASLEPTQRVLIGAGAIAALWVAAYVATTCADTRQHALVAVVLAVCWAAVTGNAIAGGGFDGAGVLAAAVAVEAVCVLGCLLLGVRGPLPYAASAFSAFAATGGLVLLATGQRSLAAAIVGAAGIVALVGAPSLALRLSGVSALDNRQDHDGAIPIDQARGSVRRAAQALSGLVTGIAAAMAGAVFVLTRGDDSTAHALAAVVVALTLIRAQTFRDRRQVGALVGCGLCGLIALISVISWTDPLMLSALGIIVAGCFLTNVAVVLQWRAHRLRRLGDIVEMMLMVAVTPVVLAIGGVYGAVLNLWD; this is encoded by the coding sequence ATGGACATGCAGCGGTCGCGGGTAACGGTTTTCGCGCCGACCGGGCGCGCAGATCTTGCGGTGCCCAACAGGGTGCCACTGGCGCTGCTGCTGCCGTTTCTCTTCGATGAGCTCAAGATAAAAGGCAACCTCAGCGCCGAGACGTGGGAGGTCGCCGGCGTCGATGGCCGGGCGATCAGCCGGGACGTGGGTCTGCGCGACGCGGACATTCGGGACGGCGACCTGCTGTTCGTACGCCGCGCCGAGACCGACGATCTGGAGCGCTACGACGATGTCGCGGAGATCATCAGCGAAGAGGCTACGCAGGCCAACTGGCTTCCGCGGCATACCGCCATCGCGGGAATGGCCTTCGGTGTCATCACCATGTTGCTGGCGGTCGTGGGTGTCACGGCCAGCCTCGAACCGACCCAGCGAGTGTTGATCGGAGCCGGAGCGATCGCGGCCCTCTGGGTGGCCGCATACGTGGCGACGACGTGCGCTGATACGCGGCAACACGCGTTAGTGGCGGTAGTGCTCGCGGTGTGTTGGGCTGCGGTCACCGGTAACGCCATTGCCGGTGGTGGATTCGATGGCGCTGGCGTACTGGCCGCCGCGGTCGCCGTCGAAGCGGTATGCGTGCTCGGTTGCCTGCTGCTCGGCGTGAGGGGACCGTTGCCGTACGCCGCATCGGCGTTTTCGGCCTTCGCCGCCACGGGCGGACTGGTACTACTCGCGACCGGTCAGCGTTCGCTGGCGGCTGCGATTGTAGGTGCCGCGGGCATAGTAGCGCTCGTGGGCGCACCATCGTTGGCGCTGCGACTGAGCGGGGTCAGTGCGCTGGACAATCGGCAGGATCACGACGGTGCGATACCGATCGACCAGGCGAGGGGGAGCGTACGGCGGGCCGCCCAGGCGTTATCCGGACTGGTCACCGGCATCGCCGCCGCGATGGCAGGGGCGGTCTTCGTCCTCACTCGTGGCGATGACTCGACGGCGCATGCATTGGCGGCGGTAGTAGTTGCGTTGACGTTGATCCGGGCCCAAACATTCCGGGATCGCCGGCAGGTAGGTGCGCTGGTCGGCTGCGGACTCTGCGGACTAATCGCATTAATATCAGTGATCTCCTGGACAGACCCGCTGATGCTCAGCGCACTAGGCATCATTGTCGCAGGCTGCTTCCTGACGAACGTCGCGGTAGTGCTGCAATGGCGGGCCCACCGGCTACGCCGACTCGGCGACATCGTCGAGATGATGCTGATGGTCGCCGTAACGCCAGTGGTGCTTGCGATCGGCGGCGTCTATGGTGCCGTCTTGAACCTGTGGGACTAG